One window of Myxocyprinus asiaticus isolate MX2 ecotype Aquarium Trade chromosome 4, UBuf_Myxa_2, whole genome shotgun sequence genomic DNA carries:
- the LOC127433051 gene encoding uncharacterized protein LOC127433051 — translation MNQEQLHSEEEIIQGNNYFIIETGNSCNAHKKILNYLQYLRPGLKQVQTEGQCDMILVFCPIVSRAGTDMESALNELNKCSASKPAIFIVLHHTYDSNIIIPGSSRFINRRNTLTVDCLFHEDMGLLNCDINNEAFTIIAKHFKQQEMESWVLFFIKNWRGILLASGCLLTIYIMHRII, via the exons atgaaCCAAGAACAATTACATTCAGAAGAGGAAATCATTCAAG GAAACAACTACTTCATAATTGAAACTGGGAACTCATGCAATGCACACAAGAAGATTTTAAATTATCTCCAATATCTAAGACCTGGTTTAAAGCAGGTGCAGACAGAAGGGCAGTGTGATATGATTCTGGTTTTCTGCCCCATAGTCTCAAGGGCAGGAACTGACATGGAATCTGCACTGAATGAACTTAATAAATGTTCAG catccAAACCAGCTATTTTCATTGTGCTCCATCACACATATGACTCCAATATAATCATACCAGGCAGCAGCAGGTTTATAAACAGGAGAAATACATTAACAGTGGACTGTCTGTTCCATGAAGACATGGGGTTATTGAATTGTGACATCAATAATGAGGCATTCACCATTATTGCAAAGCATTTCAAACAACAG GAGATGGAGAGTTGGGTGCTGTTTTTTATCAAGAACTGGCGAGGCATCTTGTTGGCCTCTGGCTGTCTCTTGACCATCTACATCATGCACAGAATTATATAA